One window of the Cryptomeria japonica chromosome 7, Sugi_1.0, whole genome shotgun sequence genome contains the following:
- the LOC131856496 gene encoding transcription termination factor MTEF1, chloroplastic-like: MRRRRNLLRSKSDHTAREAVHLLKDSGFTENKLKNTILRNPSILTLRVDSQLKPKMEFLKKLGLTTPDIVLIIFRRPRLLTMSLENCLVPRIVHLETLFGSEVHLCKALRRAPLLLDCDFKKQVIPRVEYLKNNIGILKDSVGFARALNAVLNHSFETLEKKTKHMASLGLAEEDISQIIKRQPGALRHSTQKMKENIDFLIRTTGLEPKIVASNAVILSFSVEKQTPL; this comes from the coding sequence ATGAGAAGACGACGCAATCTGTTGAGGAGCAAATCCGACCACACTGCTAGAGAAGCCGTTCATCTCCTGAAAGATTCTGGATTCACTGAAAACAAGCTTAAGAATACCATTCTTAGAAACCCATCTATTCTTACACTGAGAGTGGATAGCCAGTTGAAGCCCAAGATGGAATTCCTGAAAAAACTGGGTTTGACTACCCCAGATATAGTCCTTATTATATTTAGGAGACCCAGGTTGCTTACCATGAGCTTAGAAAATTGCCTTGTCCCTAGAATCGTCCATCTGGAAACCCTATTTGGCTCAGAGGTCCATTTATGCAAGGCTTTGAGAAGGGCGCCTTTGCTTTTGGACTGTGATTTCAAGAAGCAGGTGATACCTAGAGTGGAGTACTTGAAGAATAATATAGGCATTCTAAAAGATTCCGTAGGATTTGCGCGAGCCCTGAATGCGGTTCTTAATCATAGTTTTGAAACCCTGGAAAAGAAAACTAAACATATGGCGAGTCTTGGTCTAGCAGAGGAGGACATCAGTCAAATTATTAAAAGACAACCTGGAGCACTTCGTCATTCAAcccaaaaaatgaaggaaaacattGATTTTTTGATACGCACAACAGGTCTTGAGCCCAAGAT